In Hevea brasiliensis isolate MT/VB/25A 57/8 chromosome 13, ASM3005281v1, whole genome shotgun sequence, a single genomic region encodes these proteins:
- the LOC110660656 gene encoding uncharacterized protein LOC110660656 isoform X2, which produces MQNFYQDIQQLEDYCNYQKNNASMNNIIQTSTISEYDLGGEGDLFKAPEPIIELPLGGLDPMTAAISMISCGEEVISSQGLKVADIESIQTDQLLSEVFYECKKDLMEKAAIEAPLSEILDIKIPVLRINENQIEEKKLLPDAPLPKSVSSGCLSSIEWVQGAAVKPNFLDFSGVDLGTVYGMRRAYSEGDIKTLGNGNMGVIHSPLDRPLIISSCTTEDRREKLSRYRNKKTKRNFGRKIKYACRKALADSQPRIRGRFAKTEDSDVSRRQ; this is translated from the exons ATGCAGAATTTCTATCAAGATATTCAGCAACTTGAAGACTACTGCAACTACCAGAAGAACAATGCTTCAATG AACAACATAATTCAGACTTCCACCATATCAGAATATGACCTGGGAGGAGAAGGGGATCTATTCAAAGCTCCTGAACCAATCATTGAACTGCCACTTGGGGGCcttgatcccatgacagcagccATTTCAATGATCTCCTGTGGGGAAGAAGTCATCTCCTCGCAAGGACTAAAGGTGGCAGATATTGAATCAATTCAAACTGACCAACTTCTGAGTGAGGTTTTCTATGAGTGCAAGAAAGACCTCATGGAAAAAGCGGCCATAGAAGCACCACTCTCAGAGATTCTGGACATCAAAATTCCTGTCTTGCGGATTAATGAGAACCAGATTGAAGAAAAAAAACTCCTTCCTGATGCACCATTACCAAAAAGTGTCAGCTCTGGATGTTTGAGCTCAATAGAGTGGGTGCAAGGGGCTGCAGTGAAGccaaattttctggatttttcgGGAGTGGATCTTGGAACTGTTTATGGGATGAGAAGAGCATATAGCGAGGGAGATATAAAG ACTCTTGGTAATGGCAACATGGGCGTCATCCATTCTCCCCTTGATCGGCCATTAATTATCAGCAGCTGCACGACTGAAGACCGTAGGGAAAAGCTTTCCAGGTACAGGAATAAGAAGACAAAGCGGAATTTTGGCAGGAAAATTAAg TATGCTTGCAGGAAGGCTCTTGCAGACAGTCAACCAAGGATCCGAGGAAGGTTTGCAAAGACTGAAGACTCTGATGTTTCCAGGAGGCAATAG
- the LOC110660656 gene encoding uncharacterized protein LOC110660656 isoform X1 codes for MYADTGLLLPYMQNFYQDIQQLEDYCNYQKNNASMNNIIQTSTISEYDLGGEGDLFKAPEPIIELPLGGLDPMTAAISMISCGEEVISSQGLKVADIESIQTDQLLSEVFYECKKDLMEKAAIEAPLSEILDIKIPVLRINENQIEEKKLLPDAPLPKSVSSGCLSSIEWVQGAAVKPNFLDFSGVDLGTVYGMRRAYSEGDIKTLGNGNMGVIHSPLDRPLIISSCTTEDRREKLSRYRNKKTKRNFGRKIKYACRKALADSQPRIRGRFAKTEDSDVSRRQ; via the exons ATGTATGCAGATACTGGGCTGTTGCTTCCCTATATGCAGAATTTCTATCAAGATATTCAGCAACTTGAAGACTACTGCAACTACCAGAAGAACAATGCTTCAATG AACAACATAATTCAGACTTCCACCATATCAGAATATGACCTGGGAGGAGAAGGGGATCTATTCAAAGCTCCTGAACCAATCATTGAACTGCCACTTGGGGGCcttgatcccatgacagcagccATTTCAATGATCTCCTGTGGGGAAGAAGTCATCTCCTCGCAAGGACTAAAGGTGGCAGATATTGAATCAATTCAAACTGACCAACTTCTGAGTGAGGTTTTCTATGAGTGCAAGAAAGACCTCATGGAAAAAGCGGCCATAGAAGCACCACTCTCAGAGATTCTGGACATCAAAATTCCTGTCTTGCGGATTAATGAGAACCAGATTGAAGAAAAAAAACTCCTTCCTGATGCACCATTACCAAAAAGTGTCAGCTCTGGATGTTTGAGCTCAATAGAGTGGGTGCAAGGGGCTGCAGTGAAGccaaattttctggatttttcgGGAGTGGATCTTGGAACTGTTTATGGGATGAGAAGAGCATATAGCGAGGGAGATATAAAG ACTCTTGGTAATGGCAACATGGGCGTCATCCATTCTCCCCTTGATCGGCCATTAATTATCAGCAGCTGCACGACTGAAGACCGTAGGGAAAAGCTTTCCAGGTACAGGAATAAGAAGACAAAGCGGAATTTTGGCAGGAAAATTAAg TATGCTTGCAGGAAGGCTCTTGCAGACAGTCAACCAAGGATCCGAGGAAGGTTTGCAAAGACTGAAGACTCTGATGTTTCCAGGAGGCAATAG
- the LOC110660656 gene encoding zinc finger protein CO3 isoform X4, translating into MTAAISMISCGEEVISSQGLKVADIESIQTDQLLSEVFYECKKDLMEKAAIEAPLSEILDIKIPVLRINENQIEEKKLLPDAPLPKSVSSGCLSSIEWVQGAAVKPNFLDFSGVDLGTVYGMRRAYSEGDIKTLGNGNMGVIHSPLDRPLIISSCTTEDRREKLSRYRNKKTKRNFGRKIKYACRKALADSQPRIRGRFAKTEDSDVSRRQ; encoded by the exons atgacagcagccATTTCAATGATCTCCTGTGGGGAAGAAGTCATCTCCTCGCAAGGACTAAAGGTGGCAGATATTGAATCAATTCAAACTGACCAACTTCTGAGTGAGGTTTTCTATGAGTGCAAGAAAGACCTCATGGAAAAAGCGGCCATAGAAGCACCACTCTCAGAGATTCTGGACATCAAAATTCCTGTCTTGCGGATTAATGAGAACCAGATTGAAGAAAAAAAACTCCTTCCTGATGCACCATTACCAAAAAGTGTCAGCTCTGGATGTTTGAGCTCAATAGAGTGGGTGCAAGGGGCTGCAGTGAAGccaaattttctggatttttcgGGAGTGGATCTTGGAACTGTTTATGGGATGAGAAGAGCATATAGCGAGGGAGATATAAAG ACTCTTGGTAATGGCAACATGGGCGTCATCCATTCTCCCCTTGATCGGCCATTAATTATCAGCAGCTGCACGACTGAAGACCGTAGGGAAAAGCTTTCCAGGTACAGGAATAAGAAGACAAAGCGGAATTTTGGCAGGAAAATTAAg TATGCTTGCAGGAAGGCTCTTGCAGACAGTCAACCAAGGATCCGAGGAAGGTTTGCAAAGACTGAAGACTCTGATGTTTCCAGGAGGCAATAG
- the LOC110660656 gene encoding uncharacterized protein LOC110660656 isoform X3: protein MYADTGLLLPYMQNFYQDIQQLEDYCNYQKNNASMNNIIQTSTISEYDLGGEGDLFKAPEPIIELPLGGLDPMTAAISMISCGEEVISSQGLKVADIESIQTDQLLSEVFYECKKDLMEKAAIEAPLSEILDIKIPVLRINENQIEEKKLLPDAPLPKSVSSGCLSSIEWVQGAAVKPNFLDFSGVDLGTVYGMRRAYSEGDIKTLGNGNMGVIHSPLDRPLIISSCTTEDRREKLSRYRNKKTKRNFGRKIKEGSCRQSTKDPRKVCKD, encoded by the exons ATGTATGCAGATACTGGGCTGTTGCTTCCCTATATGCAGAATTTCTATCAAGATATTCAGCAACTTGAAGACTACTGCAACTACCAGAAGAACAATGCTTCAATG AACAACATAATTCAGACTTCCACCATATCAGAATATGACCTGGGAGGAGAAGGGGATCTATTCAAAGCTCCTGAACCAATCATTGAACTGCCACTTGGGGGCcttgatcccatgacagcagccATTTCAATGATCTCCTGTGGGGAAGAAGTCATCTCCTCGCAAGGACTAAAGGTGGCAGATATTGAATCAATTCAAACTGACCAACTTCTGAGTGAGGTTTTCTATGAGTGCAAGAAAGACCTCATGGAAAAAGCGGCCATAGAAGCACCACTCTCAGAGATTCTGGACATCAAAATTCCTGTCTTGCGGATTAATGAGAACCAGATTGAAGAAAAAAAACTCCTTCCTGATGCACCATTACCAAAAAGTGTCAGCTCTGGATGTTTGAGCTCAATAGAGTGGGTGCAAGGGGCTGCAGTGAAGccaaattttctggatttttcgGGAGTGGATCTTGGAACTGTTTATGGGATGAGAAGAGCATATAGCGAGGGAGATATAAAG ACTCTTGGTAATGGCAACATGGGCGTCATCCATTCTCCCCTTGATCGGCCATTAATTATCAGCAGCTGCACGACTGAAGACCGTAGGGAAAAGCTTTCCAGGTACAGGAATAAGAAGACAAAGCGGAATTTTGGCAGGAAAATTAAg GAAGGCTCTTGCAGACAGTCAACCAAGGATCCGAGGAAGGTTTGCAAAGACTGA